Within Lentimicrobiaceae bacterium, the genomic segment ACGGATTAATAGTAAAACATGTTTTATCCTGAGCTTAGGTGAATAATCAGTTGTCAGGACTGGGCATCGTCGAAGTTTGAAAGGGTTTTTGCAACGGTCTCAATGCCAAATTTTTTTTTAAATCCGTCTTATATCAGTGTCATTAGTATTCTATTTATACAAAAAAAACTGCCTCAAAAGACGGAAGCAGTTTTTTTTACTAAAATTAAAAAAGGAGGTTAGGGCGTTACTACCGAAATAAATGCAGCAGCATTATTGTCAATGATAGTCATATCGGCACTGTCAACAAAGCCATCGCCATTCACATCGGAATTAACGTAACCCATCGTAAAATTAGCGGCATCATTATCCACGGGAGTCATGTCGCCACTATCCACAAAGTCGTCCTGATTTACATCGCCCCCATAAAAAGTCCATGCACCATCGGCAGCTTGTTTCATATTGCTTCCAAAAGCCTGAGTAGCGGCAGAAGTAAAGTCGTAATTAATAATACCACCGGCAAATGATACCGGAACAGCCGAAACGGTGGCAACACTGTTGCGGTGTTTCAGTGTGATGTAATAAGTGCCGTTTTTGTCCGAAGGGATAATAAGAGTTGAATTTCCATCGGTATTAATATTTACGCCAAGAGCAGTATATTCGATGCTTGAATAGTTAGTAGCATCGTGAAGCTCGATGGCAATCTGGTCGGCAGTGTTGCCGGCAAACTGGTTGCCTGTTTCGCTTTGAGCCTGGTTCATAGCACCAGCGCCATTGTAAAGTCCTTCGAGGAAGGCATAAAGCGAAAGTGTTTTGGTAGTAGGCATTTGTGTTCCGGTAAAAGAACCGAATTCGCTAAGCCCCGTAGCTGAAAGCTGGTGTAGTGAAGTGTTAGCTGCATCAAACTGGGTTTCGGGCGTAGGTAACATTCTTATACAGTAAATATCGCTTTCGGTACCATGAACATCGGCAGGAAGGTATTGTAAAATGGCGTCGCAACTGAAAGCCGTAATACCCGATGAAGAAATGTTCCAGTAACGATTGAGGTAGCTATCAGTGTTTGGGTCGTCGGGATATTTGCTATTGGCAAGGTTAACACTTACATAGGAAACTGCATCGAAAGTGCCGGAAGTAAAGTTTAATGAAACCGGTGAATATTCATCGGCATCGGTGGTGTCGCCAACCGGGAAGTCGAAAGTTCCGGTAAATCCGATTGGGAAATATTTTATCAGCTTACCGGTTCCGGTAGCAACCACCATATTTGCTTCTGAAGGAGTGCCTATTGCAAACGAAGCATTAACGCCCATGTTTAGATTGTAATCGCCAGTGAAAAATTGTCCGTTACCTATTGCAAAAAATCCATTAACGGTCAAATCCCTCTGAAGGCTTATTCCCAAAATGTTATCATATCCAAAACCATTGAAAACTATGGCAGCAGTTCCCTGAATATTCTGTGGAGAAGTACCGTTAAGGTAAACAAACTGGGTGGTGATGGATAGAGTAGTACCGTTATTTATAAGGTTTCCGCCTATACTCATAGTGCCTGTCATTGTAGTAGAGTAAGTAACCCCAGAGCCGATTTTGAAATCTCCGCGTACAGTTACATCCGCCCCTGATGATGTATAGGCGCCTGAACCTGATGAACGGGTAAGGTAAAGGCTGCCAAAAGTCCTAGCCGAAGCCGAAATAGAAAAACTGGCTGTGCCTGGGGCATCATATTCAAATATACCTGTTTCTGTTCCGGCAGCAGTTGATAATAATGGAATAATACCGGCAGCACTTCTTGAGCATTTGTGTACATATTTTCCTCCGTTATTTATCCGGCAGGTTCCGTTAACAGTGGAGTGTACCTGTACCCCATTTCCGCTTGGTGCACCCGAAGCATTTATAAGTATGCCTCCTTCATTTATGATAATATCATCGGTTAAGGAAGTATTATCACCTACAACTAATCCTGCGTCGCCACTTGCCCCATAGGTATTGCTTATTGGCAGGGTTAATGTGATAGTGTTGCCTGTGGATGGTGTAATGGCAAGCCTTAAAATTGTTGTTTTTACAGCACCAGAAGGCAGATCAACGGAATAACTTCCGGCTACGATTGAATTATCTAAAATAACGATGTCGTATTGCGTTGGGATAGTTGTTCCTCCCGACCAGTTGAGTGCATCAGTCCAGGCAGTAGTCCCGGCGGCACCTGTCCAGGTAAATGTAGTTGGTGCAGGCGATTGTGTGGTTACGGTTGCCGAAGGAATGATTATTTGAGTATAGTAGTTAATGGTAGCATTATTTGCTCCGTCCCATGCAAAGGGAATCACAATGAAGGTATATTGTGTAAGAGTGGTAAGACCAGTGATAGTAGCATCCAAAGCCGAACCCGAAGTAAGAAAAGCCGCAACTATTCCATTTCCAATTGGAGTTCCAACAGTGTAACCAGTAGCATCTGCAGGCATTCCGGTAGGAACGGCGCCTCCGGTACGTTGCAGAATGATATAACCTTCGGCTCCTGTTGCTGCTGTTGTCCAGCTAAGGTCAACGGTACTCTGGCTGTTTGAAACTCCGGTTAATCCGCTTACGTGGGTTGTAGGCTCAAGAGCAAGGGTGTAAAAGTTTGCTTCGTCAGTTAAAGTTGTTCCAATTCCATTGATGGCATAGGCTTTATAGTAAATTTGTGTTTCTGAAGGTAGCATTATTCGGGTATGGGAAAACGCACCCATTGCTGTTCCTCCTTCGGCTTCCTTATGGTCAGCTATGGTAACGCCGGAAGTATTACTCCACACAGTTCCCCTTTCGGTGATGGCACTACCTCCGTCGGCAGTGATGGTTCCCCCGAGTACGGCTTCGTTGTAAGTAATGCCTGTTGCTGTGGGTGAAGTGATTATGGGTGCTGTTGCACTGCTTAGTGTTGTTTGGCTCATCGGATTGTTGGTTCCAGTGGCAGTACAGAATTTTGTATTTGTGCCGCTCCCGTTGTATTCCCAAACTTTTATCCAATAAGTAGAAGCCGTAGCCAAACCTGAAACATCTACCGAACTGCCGCTTCCGTTATAAACCACTTGTTCGCCACTTCCTCCGTAAACGGCATTGGCAGTTGGGTTGTCTCCGTCAGCAGGGTCGGTAAAACTGTTTGTAGTATTTATTTTGGCAATACGATTACTGCCGTCTCCGATGGTCCATCCGGCAGTGAAGGTGGAAGCTGTTACACTGCTGAATATTACTGAACTTGCCTGGGTGGTAGGCGCTGAATAATTAACAGGGAGAACATCGTTCCAAGTCATTCCCACGCGAATTCCATCTAATTTTACGTTTACCAGATTTCCGGCAGTACCTTGTCTTATTGCAATACTTCCAAGATTAGCAATATCGGTTCCCGTGGGGTCGAGCGGTGTAGCTGAAGGTGTAAGGGGTTCTGTTTCGCCAATTACAGGATTAATATAAAGGGCAGTAATATCATTTGTTACACCTGAAACTATCGTATATTTCAACACGAGTAGATAAGTAGTGTTCAGGGCATAAGCAGTTGTTGACCATCCCGCATTAGCTGCAGTACCAGCTTTAGAAATGCCAAAATAAACATTGTTCGAAGCATCTTTTTTAACAAAAACCCTTCCTTTCAAGTCAGATGTCAACGAAGAAGATCCAAAATGAAAAAAATAATCACCGTTATTGGCATTTAAAACGTTTACTAAAACTGAAGCGTAAAGAGTTCCAGAAGTTTGTTGTGTGAACGAACGATTGTCATCTTCACCTGAAGCTACTAACGTAATTTCGTCACCTATTCCTGACGAGGGATAATTCGTATAATTGATAGAAGCAGCAGTAATTTTAACCGCATTTGTACCTGCGCCGCTATGTGCAGTCCAACCATTGGCAGAAAGATTGGTACCTACAGTGTAGGAAAAATTTTCTTCAAGCAGCAATGCCTGCCCCCAACCCCAGGAACAAAACCCAAGTATGGTTACGAAAAGTAAAAATAGTTTTTTCATATAAGTGTAATTTGTTAATTGTAAGTTTAAAAATACGGCTTATGCCGGTATTTATCCGTGGCATATCCACAGAAGTAAATTTTTTTCAAATAAACAAAAAAAATCTGATATGCAAGTTAAATTTATGTTCGGATTCAGGAATCCGGTCATTTTTTTGTTAGCACCCCCCCTAAAGCGGAAATTGCAAAAACTGTAGCGAATATTTGCAAAAACTAGACGAATATACATTCGTTGACAATGATATTAATTAATTTGTATTTTTACAATCGCCAATCAAAGGAAGAAGATTATGCAGCCATTAGGAAAAATTTTATTTTCGTTACAGATATATCAGTCTGTACTTTTTACGATTTTATCGTTTCTGAGCTTTTACAACAATTCAAGGGCATATTCAAAAAAATATTTAGGCTGGTTTATGCTTGCCTGTTCGATGTATTTCATTTTTGGAGGATTTTATTACTTTGGCTTTTATCGTTCTTTTCAAAGTATCTATGTGATCGGCTTACCGATAGTACTGCTTATCATACCATTGTTTTACTTCTATATCGAATCGCTTACGGTACGAAATTTCAGTTTTGCCCGTGATAAAATCATTCACCTGCTACCGGCTTTGAGCATTTTTGTGCTCGACCTTCCGTTTTGCCTGATGACATCAAGCCAGAAACATGATTACATCAACAGTGGTGTGGGTTATTTTGATAACCCCACAGGAGTGATGAATTATTTGTCGTATGTGTATTACCTGGGATATTTTGGATTTCTTAATTTGCAAATTCTCATTTATACTTTTTTATTTATCAACTTGTTGCAAGGTCATAAACTGAATATTGAAAACCGTTTTTCATACTATAAAAATATTGATCTGAAGTGGCTGGTATTTCTATTGCTGGCTTTCTTTTCTTTTTTTATCATCAACGACATCAGTTATATGCTGGGAATCAAGGAAACCTCATACAAACTTTTTCAGTTGTTTTTTAACATTACCCTGTTGCTGATTCAGTTGTTTCTGGGGCTGTTTGGTTTATTGCAAAAAGATATTTATAAGCGTAGCCCGCAAAGAAAAGAATTTGCCCTTCCCTTGGAGGTTGCAGAGGAAAAATACGGTAAAGGGACTGCTGCAACAGAAAATATTCTGGTGGAAACACCGGTGGAGAAAACGGGCAATCCGGTAATTGCCAATCTTACTTCCTTGAAAACAGCTATCTTTGACGTAAAAGACAGATTGGGCGTAAACCATGGAGCACGCATAGAAACCAATGGTAACGAAAAAAAATATGCCGGGTCTTTACTAAGTGATATTCAAAAACAGCAGATGGCAAAAAATCTGGATTTGCTGATGAAAAAAGATAAAGAATACCTGAACGAAAAACTCACTATTGACGATATTTCTGATAAATTAAAAACCAATAACCGCTATTTATCGCAGGTAATTAATGAGTTATACAACAAAAATTTTTTTACCTATATCAATACTTTTCGTATTAAGGAAGCACAAAACCTGCTTGTTTGCCAGCAGCATAAAAAATATTCCATTACCGGAATCTCCAAAATGGTGGGATTTTCCTCTAAATCATCTTTTAACGAAGCATTTAAGCGCATTACAGGTATTACACCCAGCGAATTTAAAAAACTGAAAGGGATGGAATAGCCTGTAAGGTGAACATTTTCCAACAGCCGTTTGCAGGCGGGGGGGCTATCACCTGCAGGGACTTTTGTTGTACGGGATGCAAAAATTCTGTTTGCAAACTGTGCAAACAGATGGACCCATCGGCATTCGGACGGGGATACCCGTATTTCAGGTCTCCTTTAATCGGGCAGCCTGCAGCTGCTAACTGCGCACGGATCTGATGATGCCTGCCAGTGATAAGGTTTATTTTTAGCAGGAAATAGTTATTGCTTTTTTGTAATAATTCGTATGTGAGTTCCGAACGCAGATATTTGTTTTTCTCGGTACCCGAAACATAGGTTTTGTTGTTTTTTTCGTTATGGTACAGATAATTGATTAGATGCCCTTTATCTTCAGGGGGCTTGTTTTTTACCACGGCAAGATAGGTTTTGTGGATTTCTCTGTTTTTCAGCATGGCATTCAGGCGTGCCAATGCTTTTGATGTGCGTGCAAAAATAACGGCACCACTTACCGGGCGGTCAATCCGGTGTATAACACCCAGGAAAACATCGCCGGGTTTGTTGTATTTATCTTTAATGTATTGTTTTATTATATCACTTAGAGGGGTATCACCCGTTTTGTCTCCCTGCACTATATCGCCGGGTTTTTTATTCACAATAAGGATGTGATTATCTTCATACAATATTTCGGGATAGTAGTAATACATAAAATAAGGAGTAACCAACGATGGTTTATAGTTAGTACTGCTCTTTTTCGTTAGGGAAATCCTTGATTTTTACATCCTGAATATATCCTTTCACTGCCCTCATTACGTCTTCGCTCAGGTTAAGATAACGGCGCAGGAAACGGGGGGAAAATTCGGTGGTAATTCCCAGCATATCGTGCAAAACCAGAACCTGTCCGTCCACACCGTTGCCAGCACCTATGCCAATAATGGGTATTCGCAGTTCGGAAGCTACCTGTTTGCCAAGACCTGCAGGGATTTTTTCCAACACTATGCTAAAACAACCTGCTTTTTCTAAAAGATAGGCATCTTTTACTAACTTTTCGGCTTCCTTGGCTTCGGTAGCTCTTACCACATAAGTTCCGAATTTGTGGATGGATTGTGGAGTAAGCCCCAAATGTCCCATCACCGGTATCCCTGCAGTAAGTATTCTGTCAACGGATTCGAGTATTTCCTCACCTCCTTCCAGTTTCACTCCATCAGCACCAGCTTCTTTCATGATGCGTATAGCCGAAGCCAGGGCTTCTTTCGAATTCCCTTGGTAAGTACCGAAAGGGAGGTCAACGATAACAAGCGCCCTTTGTACACCTCTTACCACCGAGGAAGCATGGTAAATCATCTCATTTAAGGTGATAGGAAGAGTAGAATTATGCCCTGCCATAACATTGGAAGCCGAATCTCCGACCAGCACCACATCAATACCCGCCCTGTCGAGCAAACGGGCAAAAGAAAAATCATAGGCGGTAAGCATCGAAATTTTTTCTCCCTTATGCTTCATTTCCTGTAACACATGGGTGGTAACCTTTTTAATAGAGCTCATATGCAGAATTGTAAACTGTAAAATTACAAAAAAAACCCGGCAAAGGTAACCAAATAAATAAAAAGTAATACATTTGCGCTCATGAAGAAAAGTATTACCCTGCTGTCCCTTTTATTGGTTATTTTTTTCACTTCCTGTGAAACCGATTTCGATGTTAATGCCAAATGGAAAGACATCACCATAGTGTACGGATTGTTAAATCAAAATGACACTGTTCATTACATTAAGATTAATAAAGCCTTTCTTGGAAGTGGAAATGCTTTGCAAATGGCGCTTATTCCCGATTCTAACCTGTACGATACTGCAGTATTGAATGTCAGGCTGGAAGGTTGGCAAAACAATCAGTTAAAAGTTACCCACAAACTGTATCCCACTACCGAAATTGCTAAAGATTCCGGTACTTTTTACCATCCATCCCAGGTATTGTACAAAACCAATGCGCAACTTGATAAAAGTTATCTCTATAAGCTCTTTATCGAAAACAAAAAAACCGGGAAAATAATTTCCTCCGAAACTCCCCTTGTTCAGGATGTTTCAATTGAACGCCCTATGGGTGTATGGGTAAATATGAACAGTGATAAGGAAACCAAGGCAGTTTTTTATTCGGGAAAGGGAGGAAGATTATACCAGTTGGTGGTACGCTTTCATTATAAGGAATTGGAAGAGAGTTCCCTTGATACTATCTACAGGTATGTTGACCTGTCTTTTGGCGAAAAAAAATCCAATGATCTTTCCGGAGGTGATAAAATGGAAATACCCTATACACCTAGCGATTTTTTCGACAGGGTAAATAATTTAATCCTGAACAATACCAGTGCTCCCTATAATCCTGCTTCCGTGCGTTTTGTGGGAAAGGTAGAGTTTATTATTTATGTAATCGGCGATGAGTTAAATACTTATATCGAAGTAAACGGACCCGCAACGGGAGTGTTAATGGATAAACCCGACTATACCAACATCGAAAATGGCATTGGCGTTTTTTCGTGCCGGTACAGCACTTCCAAGTCACTGAATTTAACTGCTGAAACTATTACCCGCTTAAAGACTTACGAACCTCTGCATTTTCAATAATCCGTTTTCTCTGCTGTCTTTTTGTCAGAAAACTGTCAATTATTTGGTTTTGGCATAATCATTGACACCAATCGGATAATAAGAAAAATCACTAACGAATTTAAAATAGAATAAAATGGGAAAAATTATCGGAATTGACCTTGGAACCACCAATTCTTGTGTAGCAGTAATGGAAGGCAGCGAGCCTGTTGTAATTCCCAACAGCGAAGGACGCCGTACTACTCCTTCTATAGTAGCCTTTACTGATAGCACCGAACGTAAAGTAGGAGATCCTGCAAAACGTCAGGCTATTACAAATCCAAAAAGAACAATATTCTCCATCAAGCGTTTCATGGGCGAAACCTTTGAAAGAGTAACCAAAGAAACTAATCGCGTTCCATACACTGTTGAACGTGGCGACAATAACACTCCGAGGGTAAAAATTGATAACCGTCTGTATACCCCACAGGAAATCTCGGCTATTATTTTGCAGAAAATGAAAAAAACTGCCGAAGATTATTTGGGACAGGAAGTGAAAGAAGCCGTTATTACCGTACCTGCTTATTTCAGCGACTCGCAGCGCCAGGCGACTAAAGAAGCCGGTGAAATTGCCGGTTTGAATGTTCGTCGTATCATCAATGAACCTACTGCTGCTGCATTGGCGTATGGGTTAGATAAAAAACACCGCGATATTAAGATTGCCGTATTTGACCTGGGTGGTGGTACTTTTGATATTTCTATTCTCGAACTGGGTGAAGGAGTATTTGAAGTAAAATCCACCAATGGCAATACCCACCTGGGCGGCGATGACTTCGATCAACTTATTATTGACTGGCTTGCAGATGAATTTCAGAAAGACGAAGGAATTAATCTTCGCAAAGACCCTATGGCATTGCAACGTTTGAAAGAAGCAGCCGAAAAAGCAAAAATAGAATTATCAAGTTCGTCCACTACCGAAATAAACCTGCCTTACATTATGCCCGTTGATGGCATCCCCAAACACCTTGTTCGTCAGTTAAGCCGGGCAAAGTTTGAACAATTGATTGATCCTCTCGTGCGTTCGACCATAGAACCCTGCAGAAAAGCTCTTGCCGATGCCGGGTTAACGACAAACGATATAGATGAAGTAATCCTTGTAGGAGGTTCTACCCGTGTTCCGGTGATTCAAAAAACCGTGGAAGATTTCTTTGGCAAAACACCTTCAAAAGGAGTTAACCCCGACGAAGTAGTGGCAGTAGGGGCTGCTATTCAGGGAGGAGTACTCACTGGAGAAATCAAAGATGTACTCTTGCTTGATGTTACCCCTCTCTCCCTGGGTATTGAAACCCTGGGCGGAGTGATGACCAAACTCATTGAATCCAATACAACCATCCCTACCCGCAAATCGGAAGTATTTTCAACTGCTTCCGACAGCCAGACTTCGGTGGAAATTCACATTTTGCAGGGTGAACGCCCTATGGCAAAGGATAACAAAAGCATCGGACGGTTCCACCTCGACGGAATTCCTCCTGCATCTCGCGGTATTCCGCAAATTGAAGTTACTTTCGATATAGATGCAAATGGTATTCTGAATGTTTCTGCAAAGGATAAAGCTACAGGTAAGTCGCAGCAAATCCGTATAGAAGCCTCTTCCGGATT encodes:
- the dnaK gene encoding molecular chaperone DnaK, which translates into the protein MGKIIGIDLGTTNSCVAVMEGSEPVVIPNSEGRRTTPSIVAFTDSTERKVGDPAKRQAITNPKRTIFSIKRFMGETFERVTKETNRVPYTVERGDNNTPRVKIDNRLYTPQEISAIILQKMKKTAEDYLGQEVKEAVITVPAYFSDSQRQATKEAGEIAGLNVRRIINEPTAAALAYGLDKKHRDIKIAVFDLGGGTFDISILELGEGVFEVKSTNGNTHLGGDDFDQLIIDWLADEFQKDEGINLRKDPMALQRLKEAAEKAKIELSSSSTTEINLPYIMPVDGIPKHLVRQLSRAKFEQLIDPLVRSTIEPCRKALADAGLTTNDIDEVILVGGSTRVPVIQKTVEDFFGKTPSKGVNPDEVVAVGAAIQGGVLTGEIKDVLLLDVTPLSLGIETLGGVMTKLIESNTTIPTRKSEVFSTASDSQTSVEIHILQGERPMAKDNKSIGRFHLDGIPPASRGIPQIEVTFDIDANGILNVSAKDKATGKSQQIRIEASSGLSESEIKRMKTEAEANAEADHKLKEEIDKLNSADAMIFQTEKQLKEFGDKIPGDKKSAIENALTELKEAHKNKSISAIDNALQKLNTAWQAASEEMYKATQSTENAQQKPNEPPMENNPSGNDDVTDVDFEEVKDDKK
- the panB gene encoding 3-methyl-2-oxobutanoate hydroxymethyltransferase, producing the protein MSSIKKVTTHVLQEMKHKGEKISMLTAYDFSFARLLDRAGIDVVLVGDSASNVMAGHNSTLPITLNEMIYHASSVVRGVQRALVIVDLPFGTYQGNSKEALASAIRIMKEAGADGVKLEGGEEILESVDRILTAGIPVMGHLGLTPQSIHKFGTYVVRATEAKEAEKLVKDAYLLEKAGCFSIVLEKIPAGLGKQVASELRIPIIGIGAGNGVDGQVLVLHDMLGITTEFSPRFLRRYLNLSEDVMRAVKGYIQDVKIKDFPNEKEQY
- a CDS encoding helix-turn-helix transcriptional regulator, encoding MQPLGKILFSLQIYQSVLFTILSFLSFYNNSRAYSKKYLGWFMLACSMYFIFGGFYYFGFYRSFQSIYVIGLPIVLLIIPLFYFYIESLTVRNFSFARDKIIHLLPALSIFVLDLPFCLMTSSQKHDYINSGVGYFDNPTGVMNYLSYVYYLGYFGFLNLQILIYTFLFINLLQGHKLNIENRFSYYKNIDLKWLVFLLLAFFSFFIINDISYMLGIKETSYKLFQLFFNITLLLIQLFLGLFGLLQKDIYKRSPQRKEFALPLEVAEEKYGKGTAATENILVETPVEKTGNPVIANLTSLKTAIFDVKDRLGVNHGARIETNGNEKKYAGSLLSDIQKQQMAKNLDLLMKKDKEYLNEKLTIDDISDKLKTNNRYLSQVINELYNKNFFTYINTFRIKEAQNLLVCQQHKKYSITGISKMVGFSSKSSFNEAFKRITGITPSEFKKLKGME
- a CDS encoding RNA pseudouridine synthase produces the protein MYYYYPEILYEDNHILIVNKKPGDIVQGDKTGDTPLSDIIKQYIKDKYNKPGDVFLGVIHRIDRPVSGAVIFARTSKALARLNAMLKNREIHKTYLAVVKNKPPEDKGHLINYLYHNEKNNKTYVSGTEKNKYLRSELTYELLQKSNNYFLLKINLITGRHHQIRAQLAAAGCPIKGDLKYGYPRPNADGSICLHSLQTEFLHPVQQKSLQVIAPPPANGCWKMFTLQAIPSLSVF